The Halalkalicoccus tibetensis genome contains the following window.
AGCACCGATACCGCCCACGTCCATCGGTCGGCGACGATCCGGCCGGTGAACCGACGGATCTCCGCCACCGACAGCCGGGGCTGTTCGGGGACGTCCTCGATCGGCGCCAGCCCCGCCCGCTCGGCCGAATCGCGGACGAGCGCCGCGGTCGCGACCGCGACACAGAGACCGAACAGCCCGAGGGCGAGCACCGTTTGCCGCCAGCCGGCGGCGTCGACGGCGAGCGCGAACGGGGTCGTCGCGAGGACGCCGCCCAGCCCGCCGACGGCGAAGCTCAGCCCGTTCATCGTCGCGAACTCGTCGATCCGATACCAGTTCGCACAGAACCGCAGCATCGAGACGAAGATCACGCTCCCGCCGAGACCGACGAGAAATCGTCCGCCGAGGGCGGCGCCGTAGCTGCCCGCGAGCGCGAACCAGATCGCGCCGGCGTTCATCACTGCCGCCCCGCCCGCGGCGGTGAGCCGCGGCCCGACGCGGTCGACGAGGATCCCCGTCGGGATCTGCATCACCGCGTAGACCAGGAAGAAGACCGCATGCAGGGTGCCGAGCTGGGCGCCCGTCGTCCCGAGCGCGTCCATCAGCTCCGCCGAGATGACCGCCGTCGAGAGCCGGTAGACGTTCACCAGCAGGAACGACAGCGCGAGGATCCCCCACAGTACCCATCGCCGGCGTGCAGGGCTCGCCCAGACCGTCCGTATCGCTCCCACGATCACCGTCGGGGGTTCCCGACCGGGGCTAATGAATACACGCCATCCGCCCGCGAGCGGGTCCGAGAATCCCTCGTGGTCGGGCGGGTATGAAAACGGCAAAGGGCTCGCCCCGCCACCTCGGCGTATGAGCCTCGAGGAGTACTGGGGCATCGGCCCCAAGACGAGCGAGCTGCTGGCCGAGGAGCTAGGCGTCGAGGACGCGATCCGCGCCATCGAGGCCGGCTCCGTCGGGACGCTCGTCGGGGCCGGCGTCGCCCGCGGCCGGGCGACGCGGATCCTCCGGCGGGCCCACGGCGAGGCCGGCCTCGACACCCTGGCGACCGGCGACGCCCGCTCGGTCTACGACGAGCTGCTCTCGCTGGCCGCCGAGTACGCCGTCACCGACGGGGCCGCGGACCGGATTCGCGTCCTGACGCCGCTCTCCGACCGGGCGGCGGCCGCAGAGCGCCTCGACGAGGTCCTCGCCGCCCGCGACGCCTGGGAGTCGCTCGACGAGGGGGAGCGCCGGCGCGTCCTCGAGGCGTTCGAGGAGTACGACGCGGCCGGCGGGACCGACCGCGCGGCCGTCGAGGCGGTGCTGGCGCTCCGGGAGGCGGAGCTAGAGGGCGAGGCGTTCGACGTGCTGGCGGGGCTGGACGGGGCGGACCTCCGGGAGGCCGCCGGCGCGCTCGGCTACCTCCGCGAGACCGACGGCGGGCTCGAGGTGCTTTCGGGCGCCGACGAGGAGCTCGACCGCGCCCGGGAGCGGCTCGCGGCGGCCGAGGAGCTCGAGGGGTCGGCGCTCGACGTCATCGAGTCGGTGCGGGAGGCCGGCACGCGGGACCTCGAGGAGTTCCGGGGCGCCGTGATCGAGTACGTGGCCGGGGAGAGCGGGATCGACCGGGGGACGATCCGGGCCGCGGCCGTCGAGGACGCCGTCGACAGCGCCGATTTCGTCTCGGGCACCCTCCGGGCCCTCGTCGAAGAGCTCGAGGCCGACGCCGAGACCCGCGAGCGGGAGGTGGCGGGCTCGCTCCGCGCGGCCGTCGAGGACGCCGGCAGCGACGTCGAGACGGCCGTCGAGGCGGTCTCGGACGTCGCGTTCAGCCTCTCGCTGGGCCGGTTCGCCGCCGAGTACGACCTGCGTCGTCCGGAGCTCGTCGAGGACGGGATGGCCGTGCGAAACGCCCGGAACCCGTT
Protein-coding sequences here:
- a CDS encoding MFS transporter; the protein is MGAIRTVWASPARRRWVLWGILALSFLLVNVYRLSTAVISAELMDALGTTGAQLGTLHAVFFLVYAVMQIPTGILVDRVGPRLTAAGGAAVMNAGAIWFALAGSYGAALGGRFLVGLGGSVIFVSMLRFCANWYRIDEFATMNGLSFAVGGLGGVLATTPFALAVDAAGWRQTVLALGLFGLCVAVATAALVRDSAERAGLAPIEDVPEQPRLSVAEIRRFTGRIVADRWTWAVSVLLYCTGGVNLTLIGLWGIPYVVQVHDVSVTIASTITLLGGVGAVVGPPVFGRLSDRTDRRTEFIVAGAIVHTAALGAIAAVGDPPLVLVGAAFFVLGGLLGAFVLTYPMIQARYDDRASGIALGTINGASFFGAASFPTLMGWALDVYWTGEYVDGVRVYTTTGYRAAFGIGAAAGLVAIGCALWLHRRAD
- a CDS encoding DNA mismatch repair protein encodes the protein MSLEEYWGIGPKTSELLAEELGVEDAIRAIEAGSVGTLVGAGVARGRATRILRRAHGEAGLDTLATGDARSVYDELLSLAAEYAVTDGAADRIRVLTPLSDRAAAAERLDEVLAARDAWESLDEGERRRVLEAFEEYDAAGGTDRAAVEAVLALREAELEGEAFDVLAGLDGADLREAAGALGYLRETDGGLEVLSGADEELDRARERLAAAEELEGSALDVIESVREAGTRDLEEFRGAVIEYVAGESGIDRGTIRAAAVEDAVDSADFVSGTLRALVEELEADAETREREVAGSLRAAVEDAGSDVETAVEAVSDVAFSLSLGRFAAEYDLRRPELVEDGMAVRNARNPFLPGEVQPVTYAVGPHEIPESESPRPPVGDRVAVLTGANSGGKTTLLETLCAVAVLASMGLPVPAEAARVGSFDHVVFHRRHASFNAGVLESTLRSVVPPLVADGRTLMLVDEFEAITEPGRAADLLNGLVGLTVERDALGVFVTHLAADLEPLPAAARIDGIFAEGLTPELELRVDYQPRFGTVGRSTPEFIVSRLVANADDRLVRQGFEELAAAVGQEAVQRTLSDVRWTPD